ACGCCGAGCCACTCACTGAGCAAACGCGCTTCCGCGACATCGTGTGTCACGAGCACCACGGTCTTCCGCAGTCGCCGCTGGATGCGGAGGAACTCGCGCTGGAGGTCGCGCCGGGTCAGCGAATCCAGAGCGCCGAACGGCTCGTCCATCAGCAGGATCGGCGGGTCGGCCGCCAGCGCGCGCGCCACGCCCACCCGCTGCCGTTGTCCTCCGGAGAGCTCATCCGGCCAGCGGGGCGCGAACTCGTCAGGCGGCAGGCCGACGAGCGTCAGGAGCTCTCGCGTGCGCGCCTCGAGACGCGTGGCCGACCAACCCAGCAACCGCGGCACGAGCGCGATGTTCTGCGCCACCGAGTAGTGCGGAAGCAAGCCGACGTTCTGGAGCACGTAGCCAATGCGGCGACGGAGGACGTAGGCATCCCAGGCACGTGTGTCGCGCCCCTCGACGAGCACCGTCCCCGCGGCAGGCGCCAATACACGGTTGATCAACTTGAGGAGCGTGCTCTTGCCGACGCCGCTCGCGCCTACAATGGCGACGGAAACGCCGCGCGGGACGCTGAAGGACAGATTACGCAAGACCGGTGGTCGGCCTGGGTGTGTGAAGGAAACCGATTCGAAGGCAATCGCAGGAGACGCAGGGTCCACCGGGCCGATGATAGCAGGTAGGACGCCTCGCCGAGAGGTCCTGACGGCGCCTTCGGCGAACGCGCCCTACCATCGGCGGTGGGTCGGGACGCCTCGCCGAGGCGTCCGTTAGTCTTGGAAAGAGGTAAGAAAATGGGAGGACGGAAGACGGACATGCAGGACAAATCGCTTCGCCAGCATCTCGCCGAGCTGCTCGACGGTGGCCAAGCCCATCTCGAGCTCGAGGATGTGCTGGCTGACGCGCCCTTCGATGCCTGGGGCAAACGTCCACCGGGCGCGCCGTACACGCTGTGGCAGTTGCTCGAGCACTTACGGATCTGTCAATGGGACATTCTCGAGTTCAGCCGGCGCCGCGAGCACGTCTCGCCGGAGCACCCTCGCGGGTATTGGCCGCCGCGCGACGGCCCGCCAAACGAGGAAGCCGTCGCCACGAGCCTCGAGGCATGCCGCC
The sequence above is a segment of the Luteitalea sp. genome. Coding sequences within it:
- a CDS encoding ATP-binding cassette domain-containing protein; the protein is MAFESVSFTHPGRPPVLRNLSFSVPRGVSVAIVGASGVGKSTLLKLINRVLAPAAGTVLVEGRDTRAWDAYVLRRRIGYVLQNVGLLPHYSVAQNIALVPRLLGWSATRLEARTRELLTLVGLPPDEFAPRWPDELSGGQRQRVGVARALAADPPILLMDEPFGALDSLTRRDLQREFLRIQRRLRKTVVLVTHDVAEARLLSEWLGVLDSGELVAWDRTDRVAASEDPRVRPFFQQSVAEP
- a CDS encoding DinB family protein translates to MQDKSLRQHLAELLDGGQAHLELEDVLADAPFDAWGKRPPGAPYTLWQLLEHLRICQWDILEFSRRREHVSPEHPRGYWPPRDGPPNEEAVATSLEACRRDLQAMLALVRDPKTDVFARIPWGDGQTLLREAMLLADHNAYHLGQFVLLRKLLGEWR